Proteins encoded in a region of the Bacillus sp. T3 genome:
- a CDS encoding CdaR family transcriptional regulator has protein sequence MNKLLAQEISNKVMQVIPYNVNIMDEIGLIIGSGDTERVGTYHEGAITAIELGTIVSVFNTEGGAKPGVNIPIKFKNKVIGVIGISGDPNTVAPFAELVQITAELLINQEFLFKERRIKEQIKEEFLYQWVFRNDQYDEAFKNSAAAVGIDLHLERKAIIVKGTSIKEPYLSDQEFTFRLSQNTLLYIVLGNSDILKRLSANNCMIGIGTNSTHIAKSTQEAKRALEIAEKLSLSVNPCYYDDLKFIDCLTLTNVDGVFNELSHCFQELETNPKGIELIETLISFIENNGDMNAISKKLHIHRNSLAYRLQKIEHLTNKNPKKFTDLFQLYTGYVHYKLKAGE, from the coding sequence ATGAATAAATTACTAGCTCAAGAGATTTCGAATAAAGTAATGCAAGTTATTCCATACAATGTAAATATTATGGACGAAATTGGACTTATTATTGGGAGTGGAGATACTGAAAGAGTAGGCACCTATCATGAAGGGGCGATCACGGCGATTGAACTAGGAACAATCGTTAGCGTCTTTAATACAGAAGGCGGGGCAAAACCTGGAGTAAATATCCCGATTAAGTTTAAAAACAAAGTCATTGGTGTAATTGGTATTAGCGGTGATCCTAATACGGTTGCACCGTTTGCTGAGCTTGTTCAAATAACAGCTGAATTATTAATCAATCAAGAGTTCCTATTTAAAGAACGCCGAATAAAAGAACAAATAAAAGAAGAGTTTTTATATCAATGGGTTTTTCGAAATGATCAATATGATGAAGCTTTTAAAAATAGTGCTGCAGCAGTTGGAATCGACTTACATTTGGAGAGAAAAGCGATTATTGTTAAAGGCACTTCTATAAAGGAACCATATTTATCGGATCAGGAATTCACATTCCGACTTAGTCAAAATACACTTTTGTATATTGTCCTTGGAAACAGTGATATTTTAAAACGATTATCAGCCAATAATTGTATGATAGGTATCGGAACAAATAGTACCCATATTGCCAAGTCGACCCAGGAAGCAAAAAGAGCCTTAGAGATAGCAGAGAAACTTAGCTTATCAGTTAATCCTTGTTATTACGATGATTTAAAATTTATTGATTGTCTCACCCTAACGAATGTGGATGGAGTTTTTAATGAATTGAGTCATTGCTTTCAGGAACTCGAAACCAATCCTAAAGGAATAGAGTTAATCGAAACACTCATTAGTTTTATTGAAAATAATGGAGACATGAACGCCATTTCGAAAAAACTCCATATTCATCGGAACAGCTTGGCGTACCGCCTTCAAAAAATTGAACATTTGACAAATAAAAATCCTAAAAAATTCACTGATTTATTTCAGCTCTACACCGGATATGTCCATTACAAATTAAAAGCAGGTGAATAA
- the dapA gene encoding 4-hydroxy-tetrahydrodipicolinate synthase has translation MFKPNGVIPALVTPLDKSGNLMEDALRRVIDYTISGGVHGLFILGSSGEIYGLTNEQKRRVVEITVEHTAGRVPVYCGASEITTRDCIQTAKMVEEVGGVSALSVLTPYFMTPTQTELKDHFTAIAKSTNLPIILYGNEGRTQVKIDVNTCAELSKVDNIIGIKDSSGDLTKLAEYLRVTDRETFSVLAGRDTLIYAGLCHGGTGAIASTANIAPKLCADIYNTFVAGDYKKSLELQFKLAPLRLAVDKATFPVVLKEGLRMVGVDVGYAFAPAAEMSPDSRKILEDVLKDLELFQSI, from the coding sequence ATGTTTAAACCAAATGGGGTCATCCCAGCTTTAGTCACACCGTTAGATAAGAGTGGAAATTTGATGGAAGATGCATTAAGAAGAGTAATTGATTACACCATTTCAGGTGGAGTTCATGGGCTGTTTATTCTAGGAAGCAGCGGAGAGATTTACGGATTAACAAATGAACAAAAACGTCGTGTAGTTGAAATTACGGTAGAACATACTGCTGGTAGAGTTCCTGTGTATTGCGGAGCTAGTGAAATTACGACACGGGATTGTATCCAAACTGCGAAGATGGTTGAAGAGGTTGGCGGTGTTTCCGCATTATCGGTTTTAACACCTTATTTCATGACTCCAACGCAAACAGAGTTAAAGGATCATTTTACCGCGATTGCAAAATCAACAAATCTTCCAATTATCCTTTATGGGAATGAAGGTCGGACACAGGTGAAAATAGATGTTAACACTTGTGCGGAATTAAGCAAGGTTGACAATATCATCGGAATTAAAGACAGCAGTGGAGATTTGACAAAACTAGCAGAGTATCTTCGAGTAACTGATCGAGAGACTTTCTCCGTTCTTGCTGGAAGAGATACATTGATTTATGCAGGACTTTGTCATGGTGGTACTGGGGCGATTGCAAGTACGGCAAACATCGCACCAAAGCTATGTGCGGATATTTACAATACGTTTGTAGCGGGTGATTATAAAAAATCATTAGAATTGCAATTCAAATTGGCTCCACTACGACTTGCTGTTGATAAAGCGACTTTCCCAGTTGTGTTAAAAGAAGGCTTAAGAATGGTCGGGGTTGATGTTGGCTATGCATTTGCACCTGCAGCAGAAATGAGCCCGGATAGCAGAAAAATATTAGAAGATGTGCTGAAAGATCTAGAGTTGTTTCAATCAATCTAA
- a CDS encoding gluconate:H+ symporter, protein MPLFYVALAVVLLLVLMIPLKMNGFIALILTSIFVGFLVGMPMEQIWEVIGDGLGGQLSGTALIVGIGAMLGTVLADAGAAQRIATSLVNKMGIKRVQLAILITAFVLGVTMFFEVAFVLLIPLVFVLVRQTKLNLLWIALPMAIGLSTTHSFLPPHPGPAAVVGVFEADMGLTLLYGLFIAIPVATFIAYTWTRVPFFKKINPSIPEGLVSSKQFKEEELPSFGVSLFVALIPVVLIAIDAINTLFLPEDNGFRHIMSFVGASETALLIGLLISMWLLGPRIGRSLKDVMKSCSDAVKPMAMILLVIGAGGAFKSILVEGGIADYIKEITSDWSMSPIILAWLIAAILRIALGSATVAVMTAAGVVLPIAQASGIPMELMVLSVSCGSVAFSHVTDPGFWMFKEFLNLSVTEAIKIRTTYTTALAILGLVGVLIINMIIG, encoded by the coding sequence ATGCCATTATTTTATGTTGCCTTAGCAGTTGTTCTTTTACTAGTTTTAATGATCCCTCTAAAAATGAACGGGTTCATCGCGCTAATCTTAACTTCTATATTTGTTGGTTTCCTTGTAGGTATGCCAATGGAGCAAATTTGGGAAGTCATTGGTGATGGCCTTGGTGGGCAGTTGTCGGGTACAGCCCTTATCGTAGGTATCGGAGCTATGCTTGGAACAGTTCTCGCTGATGCAGGTGCTGCACAGCGGATTGCTACTAGCTTGGTGAATAAGATGGGAATAAAACGTGTTCAGCTTGCAATCTTGATTACTGCCTTTGTTCTTGGCGTTACCATGTTCTTTGAAGTAGCGTTTGTGTTATTAATTCCACTTGTATTCGTTCTTGTACGTCAAACAAAATTAAATCTTTTATGGATTGCTTTACCAATGGCAATCGGGTTATCTACGACTCATAGTTTTCTCCCGCCACATCCGGGGCCAGCAGCTGTTGTTGGTGTGTTCGAAGCTGATATGGGATTAACTCTTTTATACGGATTGTTTATTGCTATACCTGTAGCTACATTCATTGCCTATACTTGGACGAGAGTTCCATTCTTCAAAAAAATCAATCCTTCCATTCCAGAGGGACTTGTTTCAAGCAAACAGTTTAAAGAAGAAGAATTGCCATCTTTTGGAGTAAGTCTTTTCGTTGCTCTTATACCAGTAGTACTTATTGCCATCGATGCTATTAACACCTTATTCTTACCAGAAGATAATGGTTTCCGACACATTATGAGTTTCGTTGGTGCATCAGAAACAGCATTATTAATTGGCCTCTTAATCTCTATGTGGCTACTAGGACCAAGAATTGGTCGTTCTTTAAAAGATGTAATGAAGTCTTGTTCCGATGCCGTTAAGCCAATGGCAATGATCCTTTTGGTTATTGGTGCAGGTGGAGCATTTAAGTCAATTCTAGTAGAAGGTGGAATTGCAGATTATATCAAAGAGATAACATCAGACTGGTCTATGTCTCCAATCATTCTTGCTTGGCTCATTGCTGCTATCTTACGTATTGCTCTTGGTTCAGCAACGGTTGCTGTTATGACAGCTGCTGGAGTGGTACTTCCAATCGCACAAGCGTCAGGAATACCGATGGAATTAATGGTCCTTTCCGTTTCATGCGGAAGTGTTGCTTTCTCTCACGTAACTGACCCAGGTTTCTGGATGTTTAAGGAATTCCTTAACTTATCGGTCACTGAAGCAATAAAAATAAGAACAACCTATACTACCGCGCTAGCCATCCTTGGATTGGTAGGAGTCTTAATCATCAATATGATTATTGGTTAA
- the garR gene encoding 2-hydroxy-3-oxopropionate reductase, with protein MKKIGFIGLGIMGKPMSKNLIKAGYQLIVSDFNKGAVDELVQLGAEVETTPKAIAQKADIVITMLPNSPNVKAVAFGENGLIEGARDGLIYIDMSSIAPAASQEVSKALAEKGVEMLDAPVSGGEPKAIDGTISVMVGGKKEVFEEVKDVLAAMAGSVVHVGEIGAGNVTKLANQIIVALNIAAVSEAFVLAQKAGVNPEAVYEAIRGGLAGSTVLDAKAPMMLDRNFNPGFRINLHIKDLLNAIETSHEFGAPAPLTAAVLEMMYALKVDGHEFEDHSSLLKYYEKLANVEVTR; from the coding sequence ATGAAGAAAATTGGATTTATTGGTTTAGGAATTATGGGTAAGCCTATGAGTAAAAACTTAATTAAAGCTGGCTATCAATTGATTGTTAGTGATTTCAATAAGGGTGCTGTTGATGAATTAGTACAATTAGGAGCAGAAGTAGAAACTACACCAAAGGCAATCGCTCAAAAAGCGGATATTGTTATTACGATGCTTCCAAACTCTCCAAACGTAAAAGCTGTTGCGTTTGGTGAAAACGGATTGATCGAAGGTGCACGTGACGGATTAATTTATATTGACATGAGTTCTATTGCACCTGCTGCTTCTCAAGAAGTGTCTAAGGCATTAGCAGAAAAAGGTGTAGAAATGTTAGATGCTCCTGTCAGCGGTGGAGAGCCAAAGGCAATTGATGGAACGATTTCAGTAATGGTTGGCGGTAAGAAGGAAGTATTTGAAGAAGTGAAAGACGTATTAGCAGCAATGGCTGGATCAGTTGTTCATGTTGGTGAAATCGGTGCAGGTAACGTAACGAAGCTTGCTAACCAAATTATCGTAGCATTAAACATTGCAGCTGTATCTGAAGCATTTGTTTTAGCTCAAAAAGCTGGTGTAAATCCAGAGGCTGTATATGAAGCAATCCGCGGCGGTTTAGCAGGTAGTACCGTTCTAGATGCAAAGGCACCAATGATGTTGGATCGGAACTTCAACCCAGGTTTCCGTATCAACCTACACATTAAGGATTTATTAAATGCCATTGAAACAAGCCATGAATTTGGTGCACCGGCTCCATTAACTGCAGCAGTGTTAGAAATGATGTATGCCTTAAAGGTTGATGGACATGAATTTGAAGACCACAGCAGTCTATTAAAATACTATGAAAAATTAGCTAACGTTGAAGTTACACGTTAA
- the gudD gene encoding glucarate dehydratase, with translation MKTVQNLTNLTPVVTEMDVYPVAGHDSMLLNLSGAHGAYFTRNIIILKDSNGNVGVGEVPGGEGIRKTLEDAKPLVVGSSIGNYNNILNNVRKTFAGRDAGGRGLQTFDLRITIHAVTAIEAALLDLLGKHLNVPVAALLGEGQQRDKVKTLGYLFFIGDRNKTDLPYYSNPEASEEWYRIRHEEALTPEAVVKLAEASHKLYGFKDFKLKGGVLEGKEEAKAVRALKERFPDARITLDPNGAWSLAEAIEIGNSLKDVLAYAEDPCGAENGYSGREIMAEFRRQTGLPTATNMISTDWRQMGHTISLQSVDIPLADPHFWTMQGSVRVAQMCHEWGLTWGSHSNNHFDISLAMFTHVAAAAPGNITAIDTHWIWQEGIERLTKEPFQIVDGDITVPDKPGLGVEVDMDQILKAHEQYNNMGLGSRDDAVGMQFLIPGWKFDNKRPCLVR, from the coding sequence ATGAAAACAGTACAGAACTTAACTAATCTAACTCCTGTTGTTACTGAAATGGACGTTTATCCTGTTGCTGGTCATGATAGTATGCTGCTAAATCTTAGTGGGGCGCATGGAGCTTACTTTACCCGAAACATTATTATCCTAAAAGACAGTAATGGAAATGTCGGTGTTGGGGAAGTCCCAGGCGGTGAAGGGATTCGCAAAACACTAGAAGATGCTAAGCCGTTAGTGGTCGGATCTTCCATTGGAAATTATAACAATATCCTAAATAATGTGCGTAAAACCTTTGCTGGTCGAGATGCTGGCGGTCGCGGATTACAAACTTTTGATTTGAGAATTACGATTCATGCAGTGACAGCCATTGAGGCAGCCCTCTTAGATTTATTAGGTAAGCATCTAAATGTTCCTGTAGCTGCATTATTAGGTGAAGGGCAGCAACGTGATAAGGTAAAAACACTTGGCTACCTATTCTTTATTGGTGATCGTAATAAAACAGATCTACCTTATTACAGCAATCCTGAAGCAAGTGAAGAGTGGTACCGAATCCGCCATGAGGAAGCTTTAACACCTGAGGCTGTCGTAAAGTTAGCTGAAGCTTCTCACAAACTATATGGCTTTAAGGATTTTAAATTGAAAGGTGGAGTTCTTGAAGGAAAAGAAGAAGCCAAGGCTGTTCGTGCATTAAAAGAGCGTTTCCCAGATGCAAGAATCACTCTTGATCCTAATGGAGCTTGGTCATTAGCAGAAGCAATTGAAATCGGAAACAGCTTGAAAGATGTTCTGGCATATGCTGAAGATCCATGTGGAGCAGAAAACGGTTATTCTGGCCGTGAAATAATGGCAGAGTTCAGAAGACAAACAGGTCTTCCAACAGCAACGAATATGATTTCAACAGACTGGCGCCAAATGGGCCATACGATTTCTTTACAATCAGTCGATATTCCATTGGCAGATCCACATTTCTGGACTATGCAAGGTTCAGTTCGTGTTGCCCAAATGTGTCATGAATGGGGTCTAACATGGGGTTCACACTCGAACAATCATTTTGATATCTCCTTAGCAATGTTTACCCATGTTGCAGCCGCTGCACCAGGAAATATTACAGCAATTGATACACATTGGATTTGGCAGGAAGGCATCGAGCGCCTTACGAAAGAGCCTTTCCAAATCGTTGATGGAGATATTACTGTACCTGATAAACCAGGACTAGGCGTCGAAGTGGATATGGACCAAATTTTAAAGGCACACGAACAGTACAATAATATGGGATTAGGTTCTCGTGATGATGCGGTTGGAATGCAATTCTTAATTCCAGGCTGGAAGTTTGATAATAAACGACCTTGTCTTGTCCGCTAA
- a CDS encoding glycerate kinase, translating into MRFVLAPDSFKESISAKNAALAMKKGILAVFPNAQCDIVPMADGGEGTVESLVSMDNGELIKTEVVGPLGETVIAAFGLLKEEKTAIIEMASASGLELINIEDRNPLVTTTFGTGQLIKQALDQGVTRILIGIGGSATNDGGVGMLQALGVSFKDQNGAELAWGGGVLDQIHTIDISGLDKRIKDVQIDVACDVNNPLIGVNGAAAIFGPQKGATKEMVEQLDQNLAHYAKMIHQELGIDIANTEGAGAAGGLGAGLMAFLHARLRKGVELVIEYTGLEQRIIGADYVFTGEGSIDGQTLFGKTPFGVATIAKKHSVPVIAFAGKIGNGVEPLYDNGFDAIVGILKGVTSLDEALALGEQNLAFSAENICRILKLGC; encoded by the coding sequence ATGAGGTTTGTCTTAGCACCAGATTCGTTTAAAGAAAGCATTTCGGCGAAAAATGCAGCCCTTGCTATGAAAAAGGGAATTCTGGCTGTGTTTCCAAATGCACAATGTGATATCGTTCCGATGGCCGATGGTGGAGAAGGAACCGTAGAATCTCTCGTCAGTATGGACAATGGTGAATTGATTAAAACGGAAGTAGTAGGTCCATTGGGAGAAACAGTTATCGCGGCATTTGGGTTATTAAAAGAGGAAAAAACAGCGATTATTGAAATGGCAAGTGCAAGCGGGTTAGAATTGATTAACATTGAAGATCGGAACCCGCTCGTAACCACAACCTTTGGAACAGGACAGTTAATTAAACAGGCACTTGATCAGGGCGTTACTAGAATTCTTATTGGCATCGGTGGAAGTGCAACAAACGACGGTGGAGTTGGAATGCTTCAAGCCCTTGGAGTTTCGTTTAAGGACCAAAACGGAGCAGAGCTTGCATGGGGTGGCGGTGTTCTAGATCAAATACACACGATCGATATTAGTGGATTAGATAAAAGAATTAAAGATGTCCAAATTGATGTTGCCTGTGATGTGAATAATCCGCTTATTGGCGTAAACGGTGCAGCAGCTATATTTGGTCCCCAAAAGGGTGCAACAAAAGAAATGGTGGAACAGCTTGATCAAAACCTGGCTCATTATGCGAAAATGATTCATCAGGAATTAGGCATTGATATTGCCAATACTGAAGGGGCCGGTGCTGCGGGTGGACTCGGTGCTGGATTAATGGCCTTTCTTCATGCACGATTAAGAAAAGGCGTCGAGCTTGTAATTGAATATACAGGGCTTGAACAGCGAATTATTGGCGCTGATTATGTTTTTACTGGGGAAGGCAGCATCGACGGTCAAACCCTCTTTGGTAAAACCCCGTTCGGTGTAGCGACCATTGCGAAGAAGCACTCTGTCCCAGTCATTGCCTTTGCGGGAAAAATTGGTAACGGAGTTGAACCGTTATATGATAATGGCTTTGATGCTATCGTTGGGATTTTAAAAGGAGTCACCTCTTTGGATGAGGCACTTGCTTTAGGAGAACAAAATTTAGCTTTTTCTGCTGAAAATATTTGTAGGATTTTAAAGTTAGGTTGTTAG
- a CDS encoding FadR/GntR family transcriptional regulator, translating to MEESPKKFSVESVNRNTLAKQVLERIIQLLTSGQLKPGDKLPTEMELLGELEVSRPVLREALSSLETLGVITRKTREGTFFNNKIDSHPFSVMLALAADNMPAILEARMALELGLIAIAAKKINEEQLSKLKETIDFIAQSEDNNYGEADLEFHTIIALSAENPIVEGMIDSLLITHRKIDSEIKYRERDLTVAHHTAIYEALVKRDPILAFQQMFNHLDYVNKKVLKHYNYQ from the coding sequence ATGGAGGAGTCTCCTAAGAAATTTTCAGTTGAATCAGTCAATCGGAATACATTGGCGAAGCAGGTTTTGGAACGTATTATTCAGCTATTAACAAGTGGCCAGTTAAAACCAGGAGATAAGCTCCCAACCGAAATGGAGCTATTAGGAGAACTAGAGGTTAGTCGGCCTGTCCTTCGTGAAGCATTAAGTTCTCTCGAAACACTTGGAGTTATCACAAGAAAAACACGAGAAGGAACGTTTTTTAACAATAAAATTGATAGTCATCCGTTTTCAGTCATGTTAGCTTTGGCTGCTGATAATATGCCTGCTATTTTAGAAGCAAGGATGGCATTAGAACTAGGTCTAATTGCCATCGCTGCTAAAAAAATTAATGAGGAACAACTATCAAAATTAAAAGAAACCATTGATTTCATTGCGCAAAGTGAGGACAATAACTACGGAGAAGCCGATCTTGAATTCCATACAATTATTGCATTAAGCGCTGAAAATCCAATCGTAGAAGGCATGATTGATTCTTTATTAATTACTCATCGAAAAATTGATAGTGAGATTAAATATCGGGAACGCGATTTAACGGTTGCGCATCACACTGCTATTTATGAAGCGCTAGTAAAGAGAGATCCCATTCTAGCTTTCCAACAAATGTTTAATCACTTAGATTATGTCAACAAAAAAGTACTAAAGCATTATAATTACCAATAA
- a CDS encoding CBO0543 family protein encodes MREFEKASHTSFSFEYFIYPAICVLFNLYYPREKSVPHRIGWFLFFPSWMTVLEVLIEHYTQLINYIHWTWYWTWLSLFITFVFSFLFYHWFFKIKIR; translated from the coding sequence GTGCGCGAGTTTGAAAAAGCAAGTCATACAAGCTTTTCTTTTGAATATTTCATTTACCCTGCCATCTGTGTTCTATTTAATTTGTATTATCCGAGGGAAAAGAGTGTGCCACACCGAATTGGCTGGTTTCTATTTTTTCCAAGTTGGATGACGGTTTTAGAGGTGTTGATTGAACACTACACGCAATTAATCAACTACATTCATTGGACCTGGTATTGGACGTGGTTATCATTGTTTATCACTTTTGTTTTCTCGTTCCTATTTTACCATTGGTTTTTTAAGATAAAGATTAGATGA
- a CDS encoding c-type cytochrome, producing MKRLLVISIFSLLLMAGCSAKEPETLDAAGHFEKSCSTCHGADLNGAQAGPPVLNMKSKYTEEDLLKLMNNGKGMMPARLLSEEDAKLVAEWLLEK from the coding sequence ATGAAACGACTGTTGGTAATTTCTATATTCTCTTTGTTGTTAATGGCTGGTTGTTCAGCAAAAGAACCAGAGACACTTGATGCTGCCGGGCATTTCGAGAAAAGCTGTTCTACATGCCACGGTGCAGATTTAAATGGGGCACAAGCAGGCCCGCCAGTGCTTAATATGAAAAGCAAATACACCGAAGAGGATCTGCTAAAGCTGATGAACAATGGAAAAGGCATGATGCCAGCACGACTTTTGTCAGAGGAAGATGCGAAGCTAGTGGCTGAATGGCTATTGGAAAAATAA
- a CDS encoding NUDIX hydrolase produces MVWKIKSSERKQVNRYGITIDEVILPNGEEKTFAFLDFAKGVCILAITEDNEVLCLKQYRHALKSWQWELPAGSIDTSSDSPLETAKRELEEETGYIAEHWLDLGSFYPSPGSTSEEIYLFAAAGLTPTQQNLESSEQIDVHKLSMEELKDLIKKGEFQHGAGLAAVLRYKFITD; encoded by the coding sequence ATGGTTTGGAAGATAAAAAGCTCGGAACGGAAACAGGTGAATCGCTATGGAATTACGATTGATGAAGTGATTTTACCTAACGGTGAGGAAAAAACATTTGCCTTTTTAGATTTTGCTAAAGGGGTATGTATTCTGGCCATCACGGAGGATAACGAAGTCCTTTGCTTAAAGCAATACCGCCATGCCTTAAAAAGCTGGCAGTGGGAGCTACCTGCTGGAAGTATTGATACAAGTAGCGACTCCCCACTTGAAACAGCGAAGCGGGAGCTTGAGGAAGAAACAGGCTATATTGCTGAGCATTGGCTTGATTTAGGAAGCTTCTATCCTTCCCCCGGCTCAACCAGCGAGGAAATTTATTTGTTTGCAGCAGCAGGCTTAACGCCAACGCAGCAAAACTTAGAAAGCAGTGAACAAATTGACGTCCACAAGCTAAGCATGGAGGAGCTGAAGGATTTAATTAAAAAAGGCGAATTCCAGCATGGTGCCGGTTTGGCAGCCGTTTTGCGGTATAAATTTATTACAGATTAA